A genome region from Arachis duranensis cultivar V14167 chromosome 8, aradu.V14167.gnm2.J7QH, whole genome shotgun sequence includes the following:
- the LOC107460267 gene encoding F-box protein SKIP23 — MGMDWSDLPPEIIEIIAGNLPTYGDYLRFRAACRSWHSFLPQSPLHLRPQLPWLMLSRRAFFHLSTYKTHLLNLPEASIRTRNCGSSHGWLVTLNEESPSVSLLNPLTRATRSLPPLNAFPSIIGFSYSNVGREYLVRNHHGGVDSFNLRQMCNSFVRKIVLSSSPSGNSEFSAFAIVGERNLAFCRSGDDSWIFVSEELHCWEDAVHHDGSNSFYAVSKEGTVAVCCVDDDCFPPRVSIIQTVASARFSGDIHYAVFSGEDMMLVSRILEQEFDDAGGESNLVYRTVGFEIFEMNWCAFKWQKVESLGDRALFIGGNSSLSLVAASVGCLGDCIYFTDDYSDFNYDDACGKHDLGIFRLWDQGIEPLPCYPRNSYSRLGWPLPIWVSPNPS; from the coding sequence atgGGCATGGACTGGAGTGACCTACCACCGGAGATTATCGAAATTATCGCCGGAAACTTACCAACCTACGGCGACTACCTCCGATTCAGGGCCGCATGCCGGAGCTGGCACTCGTTTCTCCCACAATCACCTCTCCACCTCCGTCCTCAGCTCCCATGGCTCATGCTCTCACGGCGAGCCTTCTTCCACCTCTCCACATACAAGACTCACCTCCTCAACCTTCCAGAAGCTTCCATCCGAACCCGAAACTGCGGCTCCTCCCACGGCTGGCTCGTCACTCTCAACGAAGAGTCCCCCAGCGTCAGCCTCCTGAACCCTCTCACGCGCGCCACGCGCTCTCTCCCTCCACTCAACGCTTTCCCCAGCATCATCGGTTTCAGTTACTCCAACGTCGGTCGAGAATACCTCGTTCGGAACCACCATGGCGGCGTTGACTCCTTCAATCTCAGGCAGATGTGCAACTCCTTCGTGAGAAAGATCGTCTTATCCTCGAGCCCTTCAGGGAACAGCGAATTCTCGGCGTTCGCGATTGTCGGTGAACGGAACCTGGCGTTCTGTAGAAGCGGCGATGATTCTTGGATTTTCGTTAGCGAAGAACTTCACTGCTGGGAAGACGCGGTTCATCACGATGGCTCAAACTCGTTCTATGCGGTGAGCAAAGAAGGAACGGTTGCGGTGTGTTgtgttgatgatgattgttTTCCTCCTCGTGTATCGATCATTCAAACGGTGGCGTCGGCGAGATTCTCCGGCGATATTCACTACGCGGTTTTTTCCGGCGAGGACATGATGTTGGTGTCGCGGATTCTGGAACAGGAGTTCGATGATGCAGGCGGTGAATCCAATTTGGTGTATAGAACCGTGGGGTTTGAAATCTTTGAGATGAATTGGTGTGCGTTCAAATGGCAAAAGGTTGAAAGTTTGGGCGATCGCGCTCTGTTTATTGGAGGGAACTCTTCGCTTTCGTTAGTTGCTGCTTCTGTTGGGTGTTTGGGGGATTGCATATATTTCACTGATGATTATTCGGATTTTAATTATGATGATGCTTGTGGGAAGCATGATTTGGGGATCTTCAGATTATGGGACCAAGGTATTGAGCCTTTGCCATGCTATCCCCGAAATTCATATTCTAGGTTGGGTTGGCCTCTCCCAATTTGGGTTTCACCTAATCCctcttaa